The following coding sequences lie in one Synechococcus sp. PCC 7336 genomic window:
- a CDS encoding ankyrin repeat domain-containing protein: MNQIDSIAALQAIAILFAIVLLGPSVLNWILGWFATKTLSEVGDLVDPPSPFKAATSGNIAQLDEWLATGASIDSQDTYGRTPLHCATAARHLDVMDWLLQRGASLDFKVRGDMTVLNIAASSQWREGVELLLQYGAEMEPAAAALLGDLDYFRTYLDRGGGSNDESSGRPLLYLAAFNRDIEMVRLLLDTGADVNSCDRNLGWTALHFAAQSQSKLAELLLQQGADIERQDKCRLRPLHVAASNGAADIVGVLLDNGAEIEANSNAGTPLQAAATKGHANAIKILLERGAICDRRNGMGETPLHLAVEKGHLEAVRVLLEWGADVKLKPAPFLTPVAQLTSDEAIKQLLYQYGASA; this comes from the coding sequence GTGAATCAGATTGATAGCATAGCTGCGTTGCAGGCGATCGCGATTCTCTTTGCGATTGTTCTTCTAGGGCCGTCAGTGCTCAACTGGATTCTGGGCTGGTTTGCCACCAAGACACTGAGCGAAGTTGGAGATCTCGTCGATCCACCTTCTCCTTTCAAAGCCGCCACCTCGGGCAATATTGCCCAACTAGATGAGTGGCTCGCCACTGGTGCCTCTATCGATAGTCAAGATACCTATGGCAGAACCCCTTTGCACTGTGCAACTGCTGCCAGACACCTAGATGTCATGGATTGGTTACTCCAGCGGGGGGCTAGTTTGGACTTCAAAGTACGAGGAGATATGACGGTGTTGAATATCGCTGCGTCTTCTCAATGGCGAGAGGGGGTGGAGTTATTGCTCCAATATGGCGCTGAAATGGAGCCTGCTGCTGCCGCATTACTCGGCGATCTGGATTATTTCAGGACTTATCTGGATCGGGGCGGCGGCTCAAACGACGAATCCTCAGGACGTCCTTTACTTTATCTGGCAGCGTTCAATCGCGATATCGAGATGGTTCGCTTACTGTTGGATACTGGAGCAGATGTCAATAGTTGCGATCGCAATCTAGGGTGGACAGCACTACATTTTGCAGCCCAAAGCCAGTCCAAACTTGCTGAATTATTGCTCCAGCAAGGGGCAGATATAGAACGACAAGATAAATGTCGTCTGAGGCCCCTTCATGTCGCCGCCTCAAATGGTGCAGCCGATATTGTGGGAGTTCTGCTGGATAATGGTGCCGAAATTGAAGCAAACAGCAATGCTGGCACTCCCTTACAAGCTGCTGCTACAAAAGGGCATGCCAATGCAATCAAAATTCTCTTGGAACGAGGGGCGATTTGCGATCGACGTAATGGTATGGGAGAGACACCGCTTCATTTAGCTGTGGAAAAAGGGCATCTTGAAGCTGTTCGAGTTTTGCTTGAGTGGGGGGCAGATGTCAAGCTGAAACCGGCTCCCTTTCTAACGCCAGTTGCTCAATTAACGAGTGACGAAGCGATCAAACAACTCTTATATCAATACGGAGCATCTGCCTAA